From the Calorimonas adulescens genome, one window contains:
- the sdaAB gene encoding L-serine ammonia-lyase, iron-sulfur-dependent subunit beta, giving the protein MKQYSSFDILGPIMIGPSSSHTAGAARIGSIARRIYGGRIDSARFYLHGSFAETYRGHGTDRALLAGILGMDPSDDRLRDSMEMAKEAGITFEFIPAELRDAHPNTVMIELDGENGRMCITGSSIGGGSIVITAIDDFNLEFTGDYPTLITSHIDRPGVIAKVTEIIRAYDINIAFMKVFRQQKGREAAMIIEMDSVLPGQAIEEIKTINEISRVMMIEPV; this is encoded by the coding sequence ATGAAACAATATTCTTCATTTGATATATTGGGTCCGATAATGATAGGTCCGTCCAGTTCTCATACTGCAGGGGCTGCAAGGATAGGCAGCATAGCAAGGAGAATTTATGGCGGCCGAATAGATTCGGCGAGGTTTTATCTTCATGGGTCATTTGCAGAGACATACAGGGGACACGGTACAGACAGGGCGCTGTTGGCCGGTATACTTGGTATGGACCCATCAGATGATAGATTGCGTGATTCCATGGAGATGGCAAAAGAGGCAGGCATTACCTTTGAATTTATACCCGCAGAGCTGAGGGATGCCCACCCAAACACGGTAATGATAGAGTTGGATGGAGAAAACGGCAGGATGTGCATAACCGGTTCATCAATTGGTGGAGGCAGCATAGTTATAACCGCAATTGATGACTTCAACCTGGAGTTTACTGGCGATTATCCAACGCTCATCACATCTCACATTGACAGGCCGGGGGTTATAGCAAAGGTAACAGAAATAATAAGGGCCTATGATATAAACATAGCTTTTATGAAAGTGTTCAGACAGCAGAAGGGCAGGGAGGCTGCCATGATCATAGAGATGGATTCAGTCCTGCCTGGCCAGGCCATTGAGGAGATTAAAACGATAAATGAGATAAGCCGTGTAATGATGATAGAACCTGTATAG
- the sdaAA gene encoding L-serine ammonia-lyase, iron-sulfur-dependent, subunit alpha, translated as MYEFRTGNELLNLCNIYGASIGEITILHEMEMSEKSREEVILKMKENLDVMKEAAKDGLTKDIRSVSGLTGGDARRLYEYVKDRPGLSGPGMAMSVARAMAVSEVNASMGKIVAAPTAGSCGIIPGALLSSAEMLGSTDDDIIRALFTASGVGMTIAYNATLSGAEGGCQAECGSAAAMAAAAVTELAGGNPEMSLNAAAFALKAVMGLVCDPVAGLVEVPCIKRNAFGASNALVAADMAMAGIKSKIPFDEVVEAMYRVGRVMPCELRETARGGLADTPTGRKIKERLFQRERNG; from the coding sequence ATGTATGAGTTTAGGACAGGCAATGAGCTATTAAATTTATGCAACATATACGGGGCATCAATTGGAGAAATTACCATACTCCATGAGATGGAGATGTCGGAAAAGAGCAGGGAAGAGGTTATACTGAAGATGAAGGAAAATCTTGATGTCATGAAGGAAGCGGCTAAGGATGGCCTTACAAAGGATATAAGGTCGGTAAGCGGTCTCACCGGTGGTGATGCAAGACGTCTGTATGAGTACGTAAAGGATAGGCCTGGCCTGTCCGGGCCAGGCATGGCTATGTCTGTGGCCAGGGCAATGGCCGTCTCGGAGGTAAATGCCTCCATGGGGAAAATTGTGGCTGCGCCCACAGCCGGTTCCTGCGGTATAATACCAGGGGCTCTTTTAAGCTCTGCAGAGATGTTGGGAAGCACCGATGACGACATAATAAGGGCGCTATTCACAGCCTCGGGGGTTGGGATGACCATAGCATATAATGCCACACTCTCTGGTGCTGAAGGAGGTTGTCAGGCCGAATGCGGCTCTGCTGCAGCCATGGCGGCTGCAGCGGTGACAGAACTGGCAGGTGGGAATCCTGAGATGTCTCTCAATGCTGCGGCTTTTGCATTAAAGGCTGTGATGGGGCTTGTATGCGATCCTGTGGCTGGTCTTGTAGAGGTGCCATGCATAAAGAGAAATGCCTTTGGAGCCTCTAATGCTCTGGTGGCTGCAGACATGGCTATGGCCGGCATAAAGTCTAAGATACCATTTGATGAGGTGGTAGAGGCCATGTACAGGGTAGGGAGGGTAATGCCCTGTGAGCTCAGGGAGACAGCAAGAGGTGGCCTGGCCGATACGCCGACGGGCAGAAAGATAAAAGAAAGACTCTTTCAGAGGGAAAGAAACGGTTAA